From Nicotiana tabacum cultivar K326 chromosome 22, ASM71507v2, whole genome shotgun sequence, one genomic window encodes:
- the LOC107828444 gene encoding protein WVD2-like 3 — translation MEKQQDCSISYLDGVSPNSSYMRDSNQNVLQSSEHVTAEQRIDMLKENVETKEYEMKECTAEMSIEISEVCDAERRQEQDRPSSNCEIELPSKQKTSDASKVKDDNKRPRASVKSITKSVAGCCKTKCTVPQPFALATERRASHGTRLVGNDAGIVSAAQKSSEGNNLQVPRSVQNQVSLSVALKKPLQSDNKHSDEEDSLIASCSVVSARKSRATVASAPTFRSSERAARRKEFYSKLEEKHQALEAEKIQCEERTKEEREAAMKQLRRNLLFKANPMPSFYQEGPPPKAELKKPPPTRAKSPKFGRSKSCGDTVGLDKGVAAYEQGSKHILG, via the exons ATGGAAAAGCAGCAAGACTGTAGCATAAGTTACTTAGATGGTGTTTCTCCAAATTCAAGTTACATGAGAGACAGTAATCAAAATGTGTTACAGTCATCTGAGCATGTTACTGCGGAGCAGAGAATTGATATGCTGAAAGAGAACGTTGAGACAAAGGAGTATGAAATGAAGGAATGCACAGCTGAAATGTCAATCGAGATCTCTGAAGTCTGTGATGCTGAGCGCAGACAGGAACAAGATAGACCAAGCTCAAACTGTGAGATTGAATTGCCTTCAAAACAGAAAACATCTGACGCCTCAAAGGTAAAAGATGATAACAAGAGACCAAGAGCTTCAGTGAAATCAATAACCAAATCTGTAGCTGGATGCTGTAAAACAAAATGCACGGTTCCCCAACCATTTGCTCTGGCAACTGAGAGGCGTGCTTCTCATGGAACTCGTCTTGTTGGGAATGATGCAGGCATCGTTAGTGCTGCGCAGAAGTCATCCGAAGGAAATAATTTGCAAGTCCCAAGATCTGTACAAAACCAG GTTTCCTTATCAGTTGCACTTAAGAAGCCACTACAATCTGATAACAAGCATTCTGATGAGGAAGACTCATTGATTGCCTCTTG TTCTGTGGTCTCAGCAAGAAAATCCAGGGCCACTGTTGCGTCCGCTCCAACATTTCGGTCCTCTGAACGTGCAGCGAGAAGGAAGGAG TTTTACTCAAAGTTAGAGGAGAAACATCAAGCTTtggaggctgagaaaattcaatgCGAGGAAAGGACAAAG GAAGAGAGAGAAGCAGCTATGAAGCAACTGAGAAGGAATTTGTTGTTTAAGGCAAACCCAATGCCAAGCTTCTACCAGGAGGGACCTCCACCTAAAGCTGAGTTGAAAAAA CCACCACCAACGCGTGCAAAATCACCAAAGTTTGGCAGAAGCAAAAGTTGTGGTGACACAGTTGGCTTGGATAAAGGTGTTGCAGCTTATGAACAAGGAAGTAAGCATATTCTTGGTTGA